A window of Daucus carota subsp. sativus chromosome 2, DH1 v3.0, whole genome shotgun sequence genomic DNA:
tttaattagataatgaaaaggagtctaattagtttaggtataatcagataatgaaaaggagctgATTAATTATAGGGTAAAGAGTTTCTAAGAAAATTTTCTACCCTAACAACCAAGTGCTACGTCGTTTCATTAGTATCCCAGGTTGTAAATAGCTGTTTTAACGTTGAAAGTATCATTACATTTTTACAACTTAGAAATCCCCAAAATTTGAGATACATGGGTGAGGAAAAAGATCAAACACCTTATAGTTAGAGAACAAATTATACCGCATTTTCCGATTCAACCACAAATTTGTCCAATTATTTGTCATAAACATCAGCGCTTTTGCAAATTTTCACCTCTTTCCCTTGATGAGATAAAAATAGCTGGGACAAAATTTGTAAGTGAGCTCATTGACTATACATCATTACCACCAATTTTTTAAACGAttataacaaagaaaaatatatatatgtacacatgCACAATAAACTTGATTTGCAATAGAGATGAAGAAGATCACTGAAAGAAAGCATAGGTTAGTCCCACTGGACCATGACGTTgtatttaatgaatttctaattTTACTATCAAACGACGTAGTATTAGCATGCTAGGGTAGAAAATTTTCTACCATGCTAGGCAGAAACTCTTTACccttaattatattgtataataaaaaattatattgattaactcatgattaacttgtatgtggttaatattttggataaaatttaatagaagaaaagttggatgatgaataatattagtgctaaaataatttatttttttgtgattggttaactacataaggtggttgaaagaaagttgaagaattgatatgattggtctaaaatttaggaatgacctCTGAttagtcctaaaataattcttcttttttgattggttaactgcatttaGGATGTACtctgatttgttttaaaattattcaaagttAACGGATAAATAtcattggcctaaaataaggaatgatatattggtactaaattaattcctcttttttttattggttaacatcctaaaataatttattttttcataaattgaattgaattaaattacttaaagtaaatctcaaattctattattatctaattagattatttttaattagataatgaaaaggagtctaattagttgagttataatctgataatgaaaaggagttgattaattatattgtataataaaaaattgtattaattaactcatgattaacttgtatgtggttaatattttggataaaatttaatagaagaaaagttggatgatgaataatattagtgctaaaataattctttttttttctgattggttaactgcataaggtggttgaaaaaaagttgaagaatgaatatgattggtctaaaatccAGCAATGACGTCTGAttagtcctaaaataattcctatttTAGAACTGTCAAAAATACAGTCTGAGCATTACTTCCTTCGAGAGCTAATGTGTCCATAAaacataagtttttttttatcagaAGACTCCTGACATCTAATGTGTCCATAAaacataagtttttttttttatcagaaGAATCCTGGCATccttagattatttttaattagataatgaaaaggagtctaattagttgagttataatctgataatgaaaaggagttgattaattatattgtataataaaaaattgtattaattaactcatgattaacttgtatgtggttaatattttggataaaattcaatagaagaaaagttggatgatgaataatattagtgctaaaataattcttttttttctgattggttaactgcataaggtggttgaaagaaagttgaagaatgaatatgattggtctaaaatccAGCAATGACGtctgattggtcctaaaataattcctattttctgattggttaactgcatatagtggtagaaggaaagttgtagaagaaaagttggatgatgaataatattagtgctaaaataattcttttttttttttctgatttcctaaaataattctttcttttttgattggttaactgcatttcaggatggactctgatttgttttaaaattatctaaagttaacGGATAAATAtcattggcctaaaataaggaatgatatattggtactaaagtaattcctctttttttattggttaacatcctaaaataatttatattttcataaattgaattgaattaaattaatttacttaaagtaaatctcaaattctattattatctaattagattatttttaattagataatgaaaggAGTCTAATTAGCTgagttataaataaaatctcaaattctattattatctaattagattatttttaattagataatgaaaaggagtctaattagctgagttataaataaaatttaatagaagaaaagttggatgatgaataatattagtgctaaaataattctttttttctgattggttaactgcataaggtggttgaaagaaagttgaagaatgaatatgattggtctaaaatttaggaatgacttctgattggtcccaaaataattcttattttctgattggttaactgcatatagtggtagaaggaaagttggagaatgaatatgattggtctaaaatttaggaatgaactctgattggtcctaaaataattcctcttttctgattggttaactgcatacctgggtagactcaggtattataatataggattTGTATTTGGATTATTGGATCCACCGTGACGCCCTCTCAAAATACCAATAACTTTGATACAGACTGCATATCTTTGTTTCCTAAAATATTCAACCCAAATTCTCCCTGGTTTGTTTCTCGCCGAGATCTCAGCCTGTCCTCCTCTGTACTCAGAATTTGAATTGTCGCATACACAAATACATTCAAAGAGGAGGAAGGCTATGTTTAAATTCCTGCAAAGCGTTGTAGCCGGATCTGGCACCGGCCTCAAGGATCTTCCCTACCTCATCGGAGAGCCTTATTCTTCAGCGTGGGGCTCCTGGGTCCACTCTCGTGGCACATCCAAGGTTAATCATCCCCTTTTTGCCCTTACAATTATATTATCTCATTTTTGTGCGTTATTTGGCCTTCCATTATGCATCGTTGCCTCGTTGGTTTCGATTATTGGGCCAATTAGTCATTTTCCTGCTTTCTACTGTTTAGGGCTATTTGATTTGCTCAATTGTGCTTGGTAGAATCTTTAATATATACTATTGCCACAATCCCGCGTAATTACACTGCACTTGTCATTACTGAATTTGAATTTACGAGTATGAATAGAAATTCAAAGGAATTTTCAACTATCCACTGGCTTCAGCTACATGTAAGACCAAGAATCTTGATTGCGACTGTGGACGTGCATTAACTGTAAACTCAATCATTTAGCTGGAAGTAATAGAATACTTAAATCAGGAGAAGGTATCTAATTCATTGACAACTTAAATTGTTCCTGGGACTGTCGAGTGCTCTAATATGTATAGCCATGGGTACGCTGTATTTTGTCCTAGCCTGCTTCTCTAGCCGTATTTTAATCATATCTTGCACTCCTGTATGtgctatttatctttttaaaacaTCCATGCGAGCCCTTTACTGCCTCTCACTtgtcttaaaattttgaatttaaataatacaACCATTAATCAAATAGATTATTCTTGCATATTCCTACATTTTATTGGGAAGTGCAATAGAGGCTACACAAGTTTCTACAGGGGAATATTTAACAAGATTGACGCTAGATGGGATGTGCAGCTCCATCAAATATATGATGCAGTTAGAAGTTGTTGACAAATGATTGATATCatacaattttaaattatcacTTATCACACCTAACTGGCAACTATTTTGTGGGGTCAAACATACTTAtccaaaaacatataaaatagaTGTAatctaaaattagaattaaaacaACTACATAAtttcacaaataaaataattaaaatatgaaaaattggGTTATAATAATATCTGCTTAACTGTTTTTTCTGTCTTGCTTTATAGAGAAGTTTATTGTTCTAATGATTGCTAGATTTTCCAGGAGGACGGGTCTCCAGTGTCAATATTTTCTCTAACAGGGAGCAGCAGTAATGATGGGCATTTAGCTGCTGGCCGTAATGGTGTCAAGCGTCTTCGAACGGTAGTTATTGATGgatgtaaaatcaaaattttagggTAGCCTCTACAATTGGCAGGCATTGAGTTGCATAAGCAAGCTTCTTTACATGTACAGATTTCCATGTTTGTGCTTGAGAATCTCTATTGACGTTGCTGATAAATTAATTTCTTTCTAGCCCTCATAAATTTAGTTTAGATTATCCCGCACTTCTGTAAAATTTGATTGATGCAGTAgtatttcataattatttttttgtgatttttccaTTCTGATTTGCAATGGCAGGccctttttctgaattttttatcTTCCCCTTTCCAGGTCAGACATCCAAACATATTATCGTTTCTCCACAGCACTGAGGCTGAAACTTCTGACGGCCATTCCACAAAGGTTACAATCTACATTGTCACTGAACCTGTTATGCCATTATCAGAAAAGATCAAGGAATTAAGATTACAAGGTGCACAAAGGTATATACAACTTTGTTTTTTCAAGAACTAAATTAGTTCCTTTTCGCAAGATATTCTTATTTACCtgtaataaatttttaagaacGCTTCTTATCTTCCTTAGAGATTTTATGTTAGCCACCGTCTAGCAGGACTTGTCTCCTCCAAGTGTCAGCCTCTGAAAACTTGTGATGATTTTGCatgtgtatttttaaaaattgtagtaATATAGCTAACAAAAAAGAGATGAATATCCGAGGTGTTTAGCACTGGCACTTGAGGTGAAAtaaagagtccgggtaacacaGTCTCACTTTTTTATCGAATCTTGCTTTTTAAAATTGGTTACAAATTATGTCGTCTGAGTTTCGTGTTGTAGATTTTCCTGTTTTAGTTGAAATGCGATTATTGTTGAAGGGCACAACCTAGCCAACTAGCCAACAGATACACTGTCATTGTTTATCTCTGTAGTAAATATATCATGGCACATAGAAATACAAGAAACAGCAATGCAAAGTGTTTGGAATGCCTAGTGTATGGGGTTTTGTGTTAAACATTACAAAATTCTTGTGATGCAGGGATGAGTATTATGCATGGGGATTGCATCGAATAGCCAAGGCTGTGAGCTTCCTCAACAATGATTGTAAACTTGTGAGTATATTTTAGTTCTTTAGACTTTTCATTGAACTATAAGTTTCAACATGTTACTACAACTCTTCTGTTTCGGTCACTGTACCCGTGTCGAACACCTGGACACGACACTTATTTCATATTGGAATGACTACTGGATATGGGCTATAGTGGATAATATTTGATACCCCACCCAAAAACCTGGACCAGATATTAAGAGTTTAAACCTATCAATATGGTGCCTTGTTAACCATGCTGCTTGGATATTTGACAAGGAAGTGCGAGAGAACTGAGATCAAAGATGGGGTCATCTTTGTTTACTAATGTTGTATAAATGAAGAAGAATTCTAAGAAATTagtaatgatatattttttcagaCGCTTAAGTAATGTTTAACCAATTTTTTCCGTGTATTGCCACAGAAAAGATATCACCATAACCCTTTTTTTTAATGCATTTGTTTCAGTTTATAACAATTATAAAATGTATTGCCTTTTTCTTTTATTCGTTGTCCTGTTCAATTTATCTTTTTCTGTCGGTTTGTTCTTCCTTATggactaatatttttttatacaggTTCATGCAAATGTTTGTTTGGAAAGTGTTGTTGTTACTCAGACATTAGACTGGAAGCTACATGCTTTTGATGTTCTAGCAGAGTATGATGGAAAAAATCAAGCTGCTTCCATGGGACCCATGCTGGTAATTTCTTCTTGGATGCCATAATAGTTGATTGGATTTTTGTATAAGCTTTCATGTGAGGCATGCAATCATGTTTTCTGTTTTCAAATTTACATACCTGTGTTGGCTATGGAGCTAGTCGGCAGGTTCCTAGGCAAAAATCCTAAGCAGGCTAGGGTGTCCTGTAATATGCCTTTTTCACCAAAACTGGGGAGGACTTCATGAATTAAATGTCCATGAAGTATTTGCTTCAGGTtggaaataaatattattcctGCTACTAGATGTTGAAAACTGTAAAAACTTCTAAGATCCTGAAAGAGTGAAGATTGTGTATTCAACTCGATGACATTTCTGATAATTTTGTAGTGCAAAAGTTCTGGGctaatagtatattatagatttCCAGTTTACTTGCACTTCTCTTTATAATTTTGTCATCAGCATACCCTCATTTACTAGTAAAGTTGTAAAGAATGTTTAGTTTCCAATATCTTCTTCTTTAGCCGCACATAGCAAATTACAATTAAAGATGAATTTGGGTGCTTGCTTTAAAATCCATCTTTGACGCAGCAATATGAATGGCTTGTTGGTCCACAATACAAACCAATGGAGTTGGCAAAGTCTGACTGGACAACAATAAGAAAATCTCCACCTTGGGCTATTGATTCTTGGGGTTTGGGTAAGTCATAACTTTATTCTTTCTCTAGCAAATTTGCAGGCAGGTTTTCTGAGGATATATTTAGTGGTTAAATATTCATTATGAGCATTACTGTGTAGTGTCCATATACTGTTTCAGAGTATATCtttgttttcattttgtttCAAGTGGAATATCAATAGCAGGAAAGTgacattttttatatgtttgactttttaggtTGTCTTATTCATGAACTTTTCTATGGTACCAAATTGAGCAAAACAGAGGAGCTGCGTGAGACTTCTTCTATACCAAAGGTGAGCTCTCTCTATATCTGCTGATAAATACAGGCTCATTTTGATCCTTAAAGAATGTATTTGTTTGTAGACTATAGTCTTAGCAAATGTCGCATGTATGCTTACTCTgtgtttgttttataaaatttatattagctAATGATTCATTCTCATTTACATCTGTTTATATTATCCTGTCTCACAGTCTCTACTTCCAGATTATCAGAGGCTCTTGAGCTCCACTCCTTCTCGCAGGTTGAATTCATCGAAGCTCATAGAAAATTGTGGTCAGTTATTCACAATTTGTTAAGCTCGAGCTCATTTGTCAAACATCCCTGAAGATTATATAGCTTAGAAATTTATATTGTGGTCTGAACACTTAATTGTTAATTTAGGCCCTTGGTGTGCAGTATTCTTCACTTCATAGTTCAGATTCTCTGAGTTCTGTTCGCgtttttttgttcttgaaatatatttttgacatCAGATGTCTTTTTATATGCATATTGTAATAGTTTGACACAAGTCTAATATCATTTAAGGTCTGTGACTTCATCTGTTCATTTGTTAATATGTACTGTCAATCGTACATGATCtgtttaaatataatctttattGAGGATAGTGCACAACTgcagaatattttcaaaataagcTGGTGGACACTATTCATTTTTTGGAGATTCTCAACTTAAAAGACAGTGTTGAGAAAGATACTTTCTTTCGTAAGCTACCTACTCTAGCTGAGCAGCTTCCTCGGCAAATTGTGCTAAAAAAGGTCAGGTTCGAACTCTCATagtaaaaaatttaacatcagGTATTGTTGTTGAATAATGTTGACAGTTATCTTAATTTTGGTTCTTGATCAGTTACTCCCTTTAGTAGCTTCTGCGTTGGAGTTTGGCTCCGCTGCTGCACCTGCTTTAACTGGATTACTGAAGATGGGAGCCTGGCTTTCTGCTGATGAATATGTTGTCAAGGTTTTGTGCTTCTAATATCCATTTGTTAGTCATTCTCGTTCCTCTGTTAATTTGTTTTTGGTTCAATCAAAAAATGTTGTTTTTTCTTGttatttaaatgtttttgttGAGATTTATGCTGAACTACTTGGATCTACTTGTAGGTATTACCAACACTTGTCAAACTTTTTGCTTCCAATGACCGGGCTATCAGAGTTAGTCTCCTGCAGCATATTGATCAATATGGAGATTCATTATCAACACAAATTGTTGATGAACAAGTAGGTTCTAACCGTGGAAggttattttgtattttgtgtTGATTTGTTTTCGTCATATTGGTGTGGTAATGATGGATTTCTGATGATTCTTCGGCAGATATATCCTCATGTTGCTACTGGGTTTTCTGATTCATCTGCTTTTCTCCGAGAATTAACACTCAAGTCCTTGCTTGTTCTCGCCCCCAAGGTACATGCAAAATCTGTAATCTACTATTTGTGTAATGATATCTTAATGGAGTTGAGTGGTCTTTACTCTTGAGTGCTTATATGTAAGTGCTGTTGATAACCTTAATATGAACTGGATGATAATACATTTAAACGTATATGTCATTTCTCCATAATATGTCCCATTTTATTAATGGCAGACAGTAGACATCCTTTCACCTGAGAAGCTACATCTTGACTAAGACATTTTGATTTGATAAAGACtcataaatgatttatttatttacttacTATTTTGCAAGTTTTCAGTCCTAATTTAGAAATGACTCCTCTTTGAAGGAAAATTAGTTATGAAGTTGACACAGAGAAAATGTCATGTAATAGCGATTCAACTATTTATTGCATTAGTTAATGCACAAGCTGTAAAGCAATAAGCAAGTCAAACAGCTCCACCCTTCTTTGAAGCTTGATTGTCCAAACTTTTTATTCAGCAGTGTTCTAGCCACAGGGCAGTCATGGAGTCATACTGTAGGTATAGTGTGCCAGTCCTGTTGTTATGGCAGGTACGTAGCAGAGAGCACAGTAGCATTTTGTGGCAAGTTGTTTGCCTTGAGAAGGAATGCAAACATCTTTTCATGGATTTCTCCATTGCTTTATGACAGTCTGCTTTTTTCTTCTTGTGGTTCGTATATGGGAATTTATGTCTTCAACGAATTCATGGACTCGTTTTTAAGGATCTGTCTCCAATAGCCGTATTTACAGGGAATGGGGGTCTTTCCAGTAAATAGATTTTCCAGGGTTTATGTTGGTTATATCGCTAGAGATGTGTTTTCTATTTTGAAAAGGCAGAGTCTGTTGAGCTAGAGTATGCTCTGAGCACTTAAAGTATAGTAGTTATGAATAGTTAAAACCTGACATATCACTAGGCATTGAGGCATCTTCGAGGAAAATATCTGTCTTGTAGCTTGAGTGCTGGGCTTCATATTTTTCAACGGTTGGGCCTTGTGAGTTCTATATAAATGTGACATTTTCGATTCGTGCATGCAGTTGTCTCAACGGACTATATCAGGATCACTGTTGAAGTTTCTTTCAAAGCTACAGGTATTAAACCCTTGAACTATTATCTGTAGGAACTCATTGAATTATTGTGACTGGtcttttaattttgtttctatagggatttttttttttttttttatatgatctCCTGCTGATTTGCAGttctttcttttcatttctGTAAGTAATGCAGGTTGATGAAGAACCTGCTATTAGAACAAACACCACCATACTACTAGGAAATATTGCCAGTCATCTTAATGAAGGGGTTAGTGACAGCTAGCTTTTCTATCTCTTGTCATCAGTAACACAAGTCCATTGTAATCCTTTTTAGATGCTCAACCTCTGTGATGTGTTTTCTCTATCTGTTAATAGTAGTTTATAGTTTTTTAATGTAATGTATTCCTTATGCATAAACGGTTACGAATGAACATATGGATTTGCAGACACGGAAAAGAGTTCTCATAAATGCGTTTACTGCGCGTGCTTTGCGTGATACTTTCTCTCCAGCAAGAGGCGCAGGTTGGATCATATGCTGATTTCTGTCCATCTTCCGACGACATTGtgtatattattctttttattccCTTGCTAACATTAATTGCCAAACTTATTGTTGCAGGAATTATGGCTCTATGTGCTACCAGTTCTTATTATGATTCAACTGAGATCGCTGCTCGTATATTGCCAAACGTTGTTGTACTTACTATCGATCCAGACAGGTTATCTTTATTTTGATGATCCATTGTACTACAAAATGATAATCAATGCATATAGCATTTGTTCCTTACCCGTGCTCTCCCTTTAGATGAATTCGTTTTGTACCTTTTGGGAAATCAGTACAAATTTGATATGGTATATTATCAGAATAATGCAGACATTCTCTCacctaaaatcttaaaatttttaagaggtTCAGGGGTGGAAATGATCAATTTGGGgtgttatttttataatataattgtgcGATGTCTGGAACTGCAAGTACCATAATGTTTTTGCTAGGTCAATGATAATATATTGGTGTATATGGAACTGTATGTTTTTGGTCCTTTATTCCTCCTGCTGAAGTAAGAACACCATGATTCTATGTATGTATGGACATGATGGTATTCTTGGACCTGCCACTTCAGTATCTTTCTTCATTTAATTTGTTGCCTGCTCTATATGGTTTTCAATATTGGGTGCTTTTTATGGAGTCACTTTAAGCTTACAGAATGCTGGAGGTCTTTTGTGTATGATGCTGTACACCTCTTATGTTTTTTGAAAGACTTCTTGTACATAGTGTGTGAATTGCATCTAATAAAGATGTATAACATAAGCAATGAAATTCTGAACCTGATACTAGACGGGGCACTAATGTTGGTaaacttctgttttttttaaatgtgaTCTTGTCTTATGTGAAGCTGTATTTACAAAGTCTATTATTAGCTAGATGAACTACAAAAACACATGTGAAACATGTGCAAAATCAGGTAATCACATACAGccttctttaaaatattaaaaatggtCTGGTCTAATATTAGTCTCACAGTtagatttcaaaaattaaacctCCATCTACGTTTCGTCACTGTTTTCATgggttatatttatattaaatagagaAAATAGATGAATTATACCAATAGCTTTGGTGCTTATATGAAGCCACtgtaattcataatttattctgGGGGTTGTGTATTATGTTATTGAACCACTGGAATGTATTTGGAGGCTTTTGTGGAGCTGTTTGGAACATGAATCTTATAATAATCATTTTAGCATACTGGCATCATGTCGATGCTTATTTATTTCATACCTTTGTTTTAGATTTTGCACTTCTTTCTAAAAGGCTGCACTTGTTGGTTGCCCTTCAAGGTTCACAGTGATAAAATAATTGAGAAGCAACTTTGATGTTCTTAATGTGTCTGGATGTCTATTTCTGTTTTAGTTAACAGGAAAATTGACCAGTCAGTTAGGAAAGTGAACATTAAtgtttctcttctttttcttggcAGTGATGTTCGATCGAAGGCCTTTCAAGCTGTTGACCAATTTCTGCAAATCCTGAAAAACTTTCACGAGAAGGTCTGTTATCAGTTTTTCTTGAGTTGGTAACTGTGTGTACCTTGCTGTGAATGCTGGCTATTTGCTTAAACCTTGCATCTTTTATTTTCCTCTAATGAATCCACTTCAGTGACTTGAAAGACTATTGGTTTAAACTTCTGTTGCTGTCATATTTGATCACAAggacaaaaataaaaactgaaggcacctaacacacacacacacacacacacacacacacacacacacacacacacacacacacacacacacacacacacacacttctcTCCCTGAAAAGGAGAGTGAAGCAAGATAGGAAGAAGCTTTTCTATTGAATCATGCACTGCCCTCCTAGTCATCGCAATCAAAGAATTGTTCTTTTGTGAGTAATTAAGCAAGGGATCCAAATCCCATTCTGGTGTCAAGTAGAggtaggggtgtgcatggtgcaGTTTCGAGTATTAACTGTTTTCCAAACTGCTACAAGCGGTTAGGTTTGTTAAATTGTTATTTACCCCTGCCCAACCACTGAAAAACGGTTTTTTTTTCCCGATTATCCTTTATTTGTTTATATGGTTGTTTTTcttgatatttattaattttgaaagtaAAACAAACTCATTAAGAGTCCAAGAAGGTGATGCTATATTGTGCA
This region includes:
- the LOC108209466 gene encoding uncharacterized protein LOC108209466 isoform X2; the protein is MFKFLQSVVAGSGTGLKDLPYLIGEPYSSAWGSWVHSRGTSKEDGSPVSIFSLTGSSSNDGHLAAGRNGVKRLRTVRHPNILSFLHSTEAETSDGHSTKVTIYIVTEPVMPLSEKIKELRLQGAQRDEYYAWGLHRIAKAVSFLNNDCKLVHANVCLESVVVTQTLDWKLHAFDVLAEYDGKNQAASMGPMLQYEWLVGPQYKPMELAKSDWTTIRKSPPWAIDSWGLGCLIHELFYGTKLSKTEELRETSSIPKSLLPDYQRLLSSTPSRRLNSSKLIENCEYFQNKLVDTIHFLEILNLKDSVEKDTFFRKLPTLAEQLPRQIVLKKLLPLVASALEFGSAAAPALTGLLKMGAWLSADEYVVKVLPTLVKLFASNDRAIRVSLLQHIDQYGDSLSTQIVDEQIYPHVATGFSDSSAFLRELTLKSLLVLAPKLSQRTISGSLLKFLSKLQVDEEPAIRTNTTILLGNIASHLNEGTRKRVLINAFTARALRDTFSPARGAGIMALCATSSYYDSTEIAARILPNVVVLTIDPDSDVRSKAFQAVDQFLQILKNFHEKAEGGESGGASSMGISSTPGNASLLGWAMSSLTLKGGKSSEQTPLAPVNTSAPLTSAASNASIVIDTASTTTVGLSLGAETADQPAPVSPTSTDGWGELENGINDDNGSEKEGWDDIEPLEDPRSSQALATIQAAQKRPVAQPKQVVNSKPKIAANVHKNDDDELWGSIAAPAPKSVKPLTSKTTAAADDDDPWAAIAAPPPTTRARPLASGRGRGSKPVVSKLGAQRINRTSSSGV
- the LOC108209466 gene encoding uncharacterized protein LOC108209466 isoform X1, which codes for MFKFLQSVVAGSGTGLKDLPYLIGEPYSSAWGSWVHSRGTSKEDGSPVSIFSLTGSSSNDGHLAAGRNGVKRLRTVRHPNILSFLHSTEAETSDGHSTKVTIYIVTEPVMPLSEKIKELRLQGAQRDEYYAWGLHRIAKAVSFLNNDCKLVHANVCLESVVVTQTLDWKLHAFDVLAEYDGKNQAASMGPMLQYEWLVGPQYKPMELAKSDWTTIRKSPPWAIDSWGLGCLIHELFYGTKLSKTEELRETSSIPKSLLPDYQRLLSSTPSRRLNSSKLIENCEYFQNKLVDTIHFLEILNLKDSVEKDTFFRKLPTLAEQLPRQIVLKKLLPLVASALEFGSAAAPALTGLLKMGAWLSADEYVVKVLPTLVKLFASNDRAIRVSLLQHIDQYGDSLSTQIVDEQIYPHVATGFSDSSAFLRELTLKSLLVLAPKLSQRTISGSLLKFLSKLQVDEEPAIRTNTTILLGNIASHLNEGTRKRVLINAFTARALRDTFSPARGAGIMALCATSSYYDSTEIAARILPNVVVLTIDPDSDVRSKAFQAVDQFLQILKNFHEKAEGGESGGASSMGISSTPGNASLLGWAMSSLTLKGGKSSEQTPLAPVNTSAPLTSAASNASSVIDTASTTTVGLSLGAETADQPAPVSPTSTDGWGELENGINDDNGSEKEGWDDIEPLEDPRSSQALATIQAAQKRPVAQPKQVVNSKPKIAANVHKNDDDELWGSIAAPAPKSVKPLTSKTTAAADDDDPWAAIAAPPPTTRARPLASGRGRGSKPVVSKLGAQRINRTSSSGV
- the LOC108209466 gene encoding uncharacterized protein LOC108209466 isoform X3, whose product is MPLSEKIKELRLQGAQRDEYYAWGLHRIAKAVSFLNNDCKLVHANVCLESVVVTQTLDWKLHAFDVLAEYDGKNQAASMGPMLQYEWLVGPQYKPMELAKSDWTTIRKSPPWAIDSWGLGCLIHELFYGTKLSKTEELRETSSIPKSLLPDYQRLLSSTPSRRLNSSKLIENCEYFQNKLVDTIHFLEILNLKDSVEKDTFFRKLPTLAEQLPRQIVLKKLLPLVASALEFGSAAAPALTGLLKMGAWLSADEYVVKVLPTLVKLFASNDRAIRVSLLQHIDQYGDSLSTQIVDEQIYPHVATGFSDSSAFLRELTLKSLLVLAPKLSQRTISGSLLKFLSKLQVDEEPAIRTNTTILLGNIASHLNEGTRKRVLINAFTARALRDTFSPARGAGIMALCATSSYYDSTEIAARILPNVVVLTIDPDSDVRSKAFQAVDQFLQILKNFHEKAEGGESGGASSMGISSTPGNASLLGWAMSSLTLKGGKSSEQTPLAPVNTSAPLTSAASNASSVIDTASTTTVGLSLGAETADQPAPVSPTSTDGWGELENGINDDNGSEKEGWDDIEPLEDPRSSQALATIQAAQKRPVAQPKQVVNSKPKIAANVHKNDDDELWGSIAAPAPKSVKPLTSKTTAAADDDDPWAAIAAPPPTTRARPLASGRGRGSKPVVSKLGAQRINRTSSSGV